From the genome of Flavobacterium luteolum, one region includes:
- a CDS encoding YMGG-like glycine zipper-containing protein has protein sequence MKGLYILLTVIFLASCQNQSKEDVNKAKQASIDSMKVEINKQRVIDSMKTEMAKLNEEKIEAQKEKVVVVHQQDATTTAAPAKKKGWSATAKGAVIGAGVGAATGAIVSKKKGEGAIIGGLAGAALGTGTGAVIDSKNKKKE, from the coding sequence ATGAAAGGCTTATATATTTTATTAACCGTGATATTTTTAGCTTCTTGCCAAAATCAGAGCAAAGAAGATGTAAATAAAGCCAAGCAAGCCAGCATTGATTCAATGAAAGTTGAGATTAACAAACAGCGTGTTATCGATTCGATGAAGACTGAAATGGCGAAATTAAACGAGGAAAAGATCGAAGCTCAAAAAGAGAAAGTTGTCGTAGTGCATCAGCAAGACGCAACAACGACAGCTGCACCAGCTAAAAAGAAAGGTTGGAGCGCAACTGCTAAAGGAGCTGTAATTGGTGCTGGAGTAGGTGCCGCAACAGGAGCAATTGTCAGTAAGAAAAAAGGCGAAGGTGCCATTATTGGCGGTTTAGCCGGAGCTGCATTAGGAACTGGAACAGGTGCTGTTATTGATAGTAAAAATAAGAAGAAGGAATAA
- the kynU gene encoding kynureninase codes for MTFQNTREFARELDSKDALNHYQEQFIFPKVNDKRVIYFTGNSLGLQPKRTKAYIDEVMNDWAELAVEGHFYAEKPWWDYQERFAEPLSKIVGALPSEVTVMNTLTVNLHLLMVSFYQPTKTRYKIICEEKAFPSDQYMFQSQVNFHGYKPEDAIVEIKRREGEHNIRLEDVLAKIEEVGDELALVLIGGVNYYTGQVFDIKTITAAGQKAGAKVGWDLAHAAGNIKLELHDWNVDFAAWCSYKYMNSGPGNASGCFVHEKHHNSDLPRFAGWWGHNKERRFKMEPNFDPVHGADGWQISNLPVLSLAPYLASVEMFAEVGMDALIKKRDHITSYLEFILHEIDKEVESTFEIITPSNPEERASQLSVFLHGEGRALFDYLMKNGVITDWREPNVIRLAPVPLYCSYEDMYDFGQILKKGILGK; via the coding sequence ATGACTTTTCAAAATACACGCGAATTTGCACGAGAGCTAGATTCGAAAGACGCATTAAATCATTATCAAGAACAATTTATTTTTCCTAAAGTAAATGATAAACGAGTAATTTATTTCACAGGAAATTCTCTAGGATTACAGCCAAAACGCACCAAAGCTTATATTGATGAAGTAATGAATGATTGGGCAGAACTTGCTGTCGAAGGTCATTTTTATGCTGAAAAACCTTGGTGGGATTATCAAGAAAGATTTGCTGAGCCATTGAGTAAAATTGTTGGCGCGCTTCCGTCTGAAGTTACGGTTATGAATACTTTGACAGTGAATCTTCATTTGCTGATGGTTTCTTTTTATCAGCCGACTAAAACACGCTATAAAATTATCTGCGAAGAAAAAGCTTTTCCATCAGATCAATATATGTTTCAAAGTCAGGTGAATTTTCACGGATACAAACCAGAAGATGCAATTGTCGAAATTAAACGCAGAGAAGGAGAACATAATATTCGTTTAGAAGATGTTTTGGCTAAGATTGAAGAAGTTGGCGACGAACTGGCTTTGGTATTAATTGGAGGAGTAAATTATTATACCGGACAAGTTTTTGATATTAAAACCATTACAGCTGCAGGACAAAAAGCAGGAGCAAAAGTAGGGTGGGATTTGGCTCACGCTGCTGGAAATATTAAACTAGAACTTCACGATTGGAATGTAGATTTTGCCGCTTGGTGCAGTTATAAATATATGAATTCGGGTCCAGGAAATGCTTCGGGTTGTTTTGTTCACGAAAAACATCATAATTCAGACTTGCCAAGATTTGCGGGATGGTGGGGACATAACAAAGAACGTCGCTTTAAAATGGAACCAAACTTTGATCCAGTTCACGGTGCAGACGGATGGCAGATTAGTAATCTTCCGGTTCTTTCTCTAGCACCATATTTAGCTTCAGTAGAAATGTTTGCTGAAGTTGGAATGGATGCTTTAATTAAAAAACGTGACCATATTACTTCTTATCTGGAATTTATTCTTCATGAAATCGATAAGGAAGTAGAAAGTACTTTTGAAATCATCACGCCTTCAAATCCAGAAGAAAGAGCTTCACAATTGTCTGTTTTCCTTCACGGAGAAGGAAGAGCATTGTTTGATTATTTAATGAAAAATGGGGTAATCACAGATTGGCGTGAACCAAACGTTATTCGTCTAGCACCAGTTCCGTTATATTGCTCTTATGAAGATATGTATGACTTTGGACAAATTCTGAAAAAAGGAATTTTAGGAAAGTAA
- the queA gene encoding tRNA preQ1(34) S-adenosylmethionine ribosyltransferase-isomerase QueA, producing MKLSHFNFNLPKELLAEFPAENRDESRLMVIDRKKNTIEHKMFKDVINYFDDGDVLILNNTKVFPARLYGNKEKTGARIEVFLLRELNSEQRLWDVLVDPARKIRIGNKLYFGDDDSLVAEVIDNTTSRGRTLRFLYDGSYEEFRNKLTELGETPIPKYINREVTAEDAERYQTIYAKEEGAVAAPTAGLHFSKHLLKKLEIKGVNFAEVTLHVGLGTFNPVEVEDLSKHKMDSEELIITQEACDIVNEGKAKKKRICAVGTTSMRAIESSVSSANTLNPYEGWTNKFIFPPHDFSIANCMITNFHTPKSTLLMMISAFCGHDLMKKAYDEAIKEGYKFYSYGDAMLIL from the coding sequence ATGAAATTATCACACTTCAATTTCAATTTACCGAAAGAACTTTTGGCTGAATTTCCAGCAGAAAACAGAGATGAATCTCGTTTAATGGTAATTGACCGTAAAAAAAACACTATCGAACATAAAATGTTTAAAGATGTTATCAATTATTTTGATGACGGAGACGTTTTAATTCTTAACAATACAAAAGTTTTCCCTGCGCGTTTGTACGGAAACAAAGAAAAAACGGGAGCGAGAATTGAGGTTTTCTTATTAAGAGAATTAAATTCGGAGCAACGCCTTTGGGATGTTTTAGTTGATCCAGCTAGAAAAATCCGTATTGGTAACAAACTTTATTTTGGTGATGACGATTCGTTAGTTGCTGAGGTAATTGACAATACAACTTCTCGTGGTAGAACATTACGTTTCTTATACGATGGTTCTTATGAAGAATTCAGAAATAAATTGACTGAACTTGGAGAAACTCCAATTCCTAAATACATCAACAGAGAAGTAACTGCTGAAGATGCTGAAAGATACCAAACAATCTATGCAAAAGAAGAAGGAGCTGTAGCTGCACCAACTGCGGGTTTACACTTCTCAAAACACCTTTTGAAGAAATTAGAAATCAAAGGAGTAAACTTTGCTGAGGTAACTTTACACGTTGGTTTAGGAACTTTTAACCCAGTTGAGGTTGAAGATTTATCTAAACACAAAATGGACTCTGAGGAATTAATCATTACTCAAGAAGCTTGCGATATTGTTAATGAAGGAAAAGCAAAGAAAAAACGTATATGTGCTGTAGGAACAACTTCTATGCGTGCAATTGAAAGTTCTGTTTCTTCTGCAAATACTTTGAATCCTTATGAAGGATGGACAAATAAATTTATTTTCCCTCCTCACGATTTCAGTATTGCAAACTGTATGATTACTAACTTCCACACACCAAAATCAACATTATTAATGATGATTTCTGCTTTCTGTGGACACGATTTAATGAAAAAAGCATACGACGAAGCAATCAAAGAAGGATACAAATTCTATTCTTACGGAGACGCGATGTTAATTCTTTAA
- the aroA gene encoding 3-phosphoshikimate 1-carboxyvinyltransferase translates to MNLKLTTNSPFTIDDSQLNITGSKSETNRLLLLKALFPNITLANTSNSDDSEVMQKALAGNDEIVDIHHAGTAMRFLTAYFSVNEGREVVLTGSSRMQERPIKILVDTLRQLGVEISYEKEEGYPPIRIKGKKVTASKVNLAANVSSQYISALLLVASKLDNGLELTLEGEITSIPYIKMTLALLNDLDIKTSFEGNVIKVYPKETVESKEMVVESDWSSASYFFSLVALSDAAKITLSSYKENSLQGDSELVSLYEKMGVKTTFQNNKMTLEKVEGFNYQDVNFELNNTPDIAQTIVVTCLGLGIGCHLTGLHTLKIKETDRLEALKIELTKLGANISVTNDSLTLVKSDNIKHDIHIATYNDHRMAMAFAPLAIKVPIIIDDAEVVSKSYPDFWNDLKALNFQISEL, encoded by the coding sequence ATGAATTTAAAATTAACGACGAATTCACCATTCACCATTGATGATTCGCAACTAAATATCACAGGTTCTAAAAGTGAAACGAACCGTTTATTGTTATTAAAAGCATTATTTCCAAATATTACTTTAGCCAATACTTCAAATTCAGACGACAGCGAAGTAATGCAGAAAGCTTTAGCAGGAAATGACGAAATTGTAGACATTCACCACGCGGGAACAGCAATGCGTTTTCTTACTGCTTATTTTTCGGTTAACGAAGGAAGAGAAGTTGTCTTGACAGGCTCAAGCAGAATGCAGGAGCGTCCAATCAAAATTTTAGTTGATACTTTAAGACAATTAGGAGTTGAGATTTCTTATGAAAAAGAAGAAGGATACCCGCCAATTCGAATTAAAGGGAAAAAAGTTACGGCTTCAAAAGTAAACTTGGCAGCAAATGTGAGCAGCCAATATATTTCGGCACTTTTATTAGTGGCTTCAAAATTAGACAACGGTTTAGAACTGACCTTAGAAGGAGAAATTACTTCGATTCCGTATATCAAAATGACTTTGGCTCTTCTTAATGATTTAGATATTAAAACAAGTTTTGAAGGAAACGTAATCAAAGTTTATCCAAAAGAAACTGTTGAATCAAAAGAAATGGTTGTAGAATCTGACTGGAGTTCGGCTTCTTACTTCTTTAGTCTTGTAGCTTTATCTGATGCTGCAAAAATCACATTAAGCAGTTATAAAGAAAACAGCCTTCAAGGAGATTCAGAATTAGTTTCTCTTTACGAAAAAATGGGTGTGAAAACGACTTTCCAAAACAATAAAATGACTTTAGAGAAAGTGGAAGGATTTAATTATCAAGATGTAAATTTTGAATTAAACAATACGCCAGATATTGCTCAGACAATCGTAGTAACTTGTTTAGGTTTAGGAATTGGATGCCATTTAACAGGTCTTCACACTTTAAAAATTAAAGAAACAGACCGACTAGAAGCTTTGAAAATAGAACTGACTAAATTAGGAGCAAATATTTCTGTTACTAATGACAGTTTAACTTTAGTAAAGTCTGATAATATAAAACACGATATTCACATTGCAACTTATAATGATCACCGTATGGCAATGGCTTTTGCGCCTTTGGCAATAAAAGTTCCAATTATTATTGATGATGCCGAAGTAGTTTCTAAATCATATCCAGATTTTTGGAATGATTTAAAAGCCTTGAACTTTCAAATCTCAGAATTGTAA
- a CDS encoding nucleotide pyrophosphohydrolase, translating into MDLKNAQLDVDTWIKEHGVRYFNELTNMAQLTEEVGEVARIIARRYGEQSEKESDKNKDLGEELADVVFVVLCLANQTGIDLQAAFDKKMDLKSVRDKDRHKNNDKLK; encoded by the coding sequence ATGGATTTGAAAAATGCACAGCTAGATGTTGATACTTGGATAAAAGAACACGGCGTTCGTTACTTTAACGAGTTGACCAATATGGCACAGCTAACCGAAGAAGTTGGAGAGGTTGCCAGAATTATTGCACGCCGCTATGGCGAACAATCTGAAAAAGAAAGCGACAAAAACAAAGATTTAGGAGAAGAATTAGCAGATGTTGTTTTTGTTGTGCTGTGTTTGGCAAATCAGACAGGAATAGATTTACAAGCGGCTTTTGATAAAAAAATGGACTTAAAATCGGTTAGAGATAAAGATCGTCACAAAAACAACGATAAATTGAAATAA
- a CDS encoding DUF3857 domain-containing protein codes for MPKFLLIFIAFFWSTITIQAQNYELGKVTIAELNEKVHPKDSSAPAAILFKKGRTYFGYNKDVGFYANHVCEVKIKIYKKEGLSWADQKVRFYIGYEKLNEDRLEFSEAMTYNLENGNIVKTKLNNQGEFKTKINKYWKEKTITLPNVKEGSIIEYKYVLRSENLIKFPDFDIQFDIPVNYFYYKTQIPEFYIYKPLLIGGIPLETESKFTNASQNFDNAYNQTNSFSYKQIETFYTGKDVPALKEEPYINNLENYRGSIQQELERVRLPDQPVKDYSLTWEGVAKTIFKDESFGKQLNEITLFTDDLNKLLSNVEDKNERLNLIFTYVKNRMNWNEINSCYTEKGVAKAYKEQTGNVAEINFILINMLRAAGIEANPVLVSTIQNGLPVYPTRTGFNYVIAAAEIDGKRILLDASRKLTAPNILPLNVLNWKGRLIMKDGNSQEIELDPAIQSKEIYSLIVKIDPDGKMNGQGRVQRTEYDAYSFREENKAKTEDAYLEKFENNLGGLNISNYKIENQKSNLDQSVIETFSFSSGSRSDIIQGKIFVNPLLFFTRSKNPFNQERRQMPVYFGYKNMEKYNFSIQIPEGYVVESIPKPVKITSEDKQMSFILNFSVTENKIQIVSQKEINNSIFAAEEYGMIKEFFQKMIVSQNEKIILKKI; via the coding sequence ATGCCAAAATTTCTCCTAATTTTTATCGCCTTTTTTTGGAGTACAATTACCATTCAAGCTCAAAATTATGAATTGGGCAAAGTAACGATTGCAGAATTAAATGAGAAAGTCCATCCTAAAGATAGCAGCGCACCCGCTGCTATCTTGTTTAAAAAAGGAAGGACTTATTTTGGCTACAACAAAGATGTTGGATTTTATGCCAATCATGTCTGCGAGGTAAAAATTAAAATTTATAAGAAAGAAGGTTTAAGTTGGGCCGATCAGAAAGTGCGTTTTTATATTGGTTATGAAAAGTTAAACGAGGATCGTTTAGAATTTTCGGAAGCAATGACCTATAATTTAGAGAACGGAAATATTGTAAAAACAAAACTAAATAATCAGGGAGAATTTAAAACTAAGATTAATAAGTATTGGAAAGAAAAAACGATCACTCTGCCAAATGTGAAAGAGGGTTCTATTATTGAATACAAATATGTTTTAAGATCTGAAAACCTTATAAAATTTCCAGATTTCGATATTCAGTTTGATATTCCAGTTAACTATTTTTATTATAAAACACAGATTCCAGAGTTTTATATCTATAAACCGCTTTTGATCGGAGGAATTCCGCTTGAAACGGAATCTAAATTTACAAATGCCAGTCAGAATTTTGATAACGCTTATAATCAGACAAACTCATTTAGCTATAAACAAATTGAAACTTTTTATACAGGAAAAGATGTTCCAGCATTAAAAGAAGAACCATATATTAATAATCTCGAAAATTATCGCGGAAGCATTCAGCAAGAGCTTGAAAGGGTTCGTCTTCCTGATCAGCCTGTAAAAGATTACAGTTTAACTTGGGAAGGTGTCGCCAAAACTATTTTTAAAGACGAAAGTTTTGGTAAGCAGCTTAATGAAATTACATTATTTACAGATGATCTGAATAAATTATTGTCTAATGTAGAAGATAAAAATGAAAGATTAAATCTGATTTTTACTTACGTTAAAAATCGAATGAATTGGAATGAAATTAATAGTTGTTATACAGAAAAAGGCGTCGCAAAAGCTTATAAAGAACAAACAGGAAATGTTGCAGAAATCAATTTTATTCTGATAAATATGCTTCGCGCGGCTGGTATAGAAGCGAATCCGGTTTTAGTAAGTACAATCCAAAATGGACTTCCAGTTTATCCTACAAGAACAGGATTCAATTACGTTATAGCAGCAGCCGAAATTGACGGTAAAAGAATTCTTTTAGATGCATCTCGAAAGCTTACAGCTCCTAACATTTTACCATTAAATGTTTTAAATTGGAAGGGAAGATTAATTATGAAAGATGGAAATTCTCAAGAAATTGAATTGGATCCAGCAATACAGTCGAAAGAAATTTACAGCCTTATAGTCAAAATTGACCCTGACGGAAAAATGAATGGTCAAGGTAGAGTGCAGCGAACAGAATATGATGCATACAGTTTCAGAGAAGAAAACAAAGCCAAAACGGAAGACGCTTATCTTGAAAAATTTGAAAATAATTTAGGAGGTTTGAATATTTCAAATTATAAAATAGAAAATCAGAAATCAAATTTAGATCAGTCTGTTATTGAAACTTTTTCTTTTTCTTCGGGCAGTCGTTCAGATATTATTCAGGGAAAGATTTTTGTCAATCCATTGTTGTTTTTTACCCGAAGCAAAAACCCTTTCAATCAGGAAAGAAGACAAATGCCTGTTTATTTCGGATATAAAAACATGGAAAAGTATAATTTTAGTATTCAGATTCCAGAAGGATATGTTGTAGAATCTATACCAAAACCAGTAAAGATAACTTCAGAAGACAAACAGATGTCTTTTATCTTAAATTTTTCAGTTACTGAAAACAAAATTCAAATTGTAAGTCAAAAAGAAATCAACAATAGTATTTTTGCAGCTGAGGAGTACGGAATGATAAAAGAGTTTTTTCAGAAAATGATCGTAAGCCAAAATGAAAAAATAATTCTTAAAAAAATATAG
- a CDS encoding DUF3857 domain-containing protein, translating into MGNVTIAQLEEKKYPKDSASVAAVLYSNVTIDLHMNGNSQKTTAKKIKIYKGEGYNLSNIQIYFAAGKTNYVNIVSAFTYNLVDGKIVKTKLKPENEFVEKTNNNYWIKKIAFPEVKEGSIIEYQYTEEGGFLSTYNFNFQENIPVNYSEFKTIFPDAFVFKRNLKGFFPPKINSKIANTYNYVATETSYVFQNLPAIREEAYVNNIDNYRTGISFELERIAVPGQLSKTFSSDWTSVAKTIYDFDSFGQELNKSGYFEDDLKIVLEGKTTVTAKIAAILEHVKSNVKWNNHTGYSCEKGVRKAYKEKIGNCADVNLMLTAMLRSAGLTANPVLISTRSNGIAFFPNLTAFNYVIAAVETGGEMILLDATDPFSAPNVLPLRDLNWLGRLIRKNGTSESIDLVPKKFAVDNISIDYTIESGDRINGKVRRQYTEHKGMESRNNFENVKEDVYIDDLENKYGKIEITEYSRLNQKDILLPAVESFSFASTNLCELIGDKIYIKPMLFFTNTENPFKQETREYPVDFGFPFVEKYTISIRIPEGFALETVPLAGVLSMEEGLGVFRYNIAVKDNMLQLLVSNQINSPIVSREQYGVLKDYYKEMIAKQTEKIVLKRI; encoded by the coding sequence TTGGGAAATGTTACAATAGCACAGCTGGAAGAAAAAAAATATCCTAAAGATTCTGCTTCTGTTGCTGCTGTTTTGTATAGCAATGTTACAATAGATCTTCATATGAATGGAAATTCTCAAAAGACTACCGCAAAAAAAATTAAAATTTATAAGGGCGAAGGATATAATCTGTCAAATATCCAGATTTATTTCGCAGCTGGAAAAACAAATTATGTAAATATTGTCAGTGCATTTACATACAATTTAGTAGACGGAAAGATTGTAAAGACAAAGTTAAAGCCTGAAAACGAATTTGTTGAAAAAACGAATAATAATTACTGGATTAAAAAAATAGCTTTTCCAGAAGTAAAAGAAGGTTCTATTATTGAATATCAGTACACAGAAGAAGGAGGATTTTTAAGTACTTATAATTTCAATTTTCAAGAAAACATTCCTGTTAATTATTCTGAATTTAAAACAATTTTCCCAGATGCCTTTGTATTTAAAAGAAATCTTAAAGGTTTTTTTCCTCCTAAAATAAATTCAAAAATTGCCAATACGTATAATTATGTCGCTACAGAAACAAGCTATGTTTTTCAAAATCTCCCAGCAATAAGAGAAGAAGCTTATGTAAATAATATTGACAACTATAGAACAGGGATTTCTTTTGAGTTAGAAAGGATTGCTGTTCCTGGACAGTTGTCTAAAACATTTTCATCAGATTGGACAAGTGTTGCTAAAACCATTTATGATTTCGATTCTTTTGGGCAGGAATTAAACAAATCAGGGTATTTTGAAGATGATCTTAAAATAGTATTGGAAGGTAAGACTACCGTTACAGCCAAAATTGCAGCGATTTTAGAGCATGTGAAATCAAACGTAAAATGGAATAATCATACGGGATATTCATGCGAAAAAGGTGTCCGAAAAGCATACAAAGAAAAAATAGGAAATTGCGCAGATGTTAATTTGATGCTCACAGCAATGCTTAGAAGTGCGGGACTTACCGCAAATCCTGTTTTGATTAGTACGCGTTCCAACGGAATTGCTTTTTTCCCTAATTTGACTGCTTTTAATTATGTAATTGCAGCTGTTGAAACAGGAGGTGAAATGATATTACTCGATGCAACAGATCCGTTTTCAGCTCCAAATGTACTTCCTTTGAGAGATTTAAATTGGTTAGGAAGATTAATTCGTAAAAATGGAACCTCAGAAAGCATTGACTTAGTCCCTAAAAAATTTGCAGTAGATAATATTTCGATCGATTATACAATTGAATCTGGAGATAGAATAAATGGAAAAGTAAGACGTCAGTATACCGAACACAAAGGAATGGAGTCTAGAAATAATTTTGAAAACGTTAAAGAAGATGTTTATATCGACGATCTTGAAAACAAATACGGTAAAATCGAAATAACCGAATACAGTCGTTTAAATCAAAAAGATATCTTATTGCCCGCTGTAGAAAGCTTTTCATTTGCGAGTACCAATTTGTGTGAGTTAATTGGAGATAAAATATACATTAAACCAATGCTTTTTTTTACTAATACAGAAAACCCTTTTAAACAGGAAACAAGAGAATATCCTGTAGATTTTGGATTCCCTTTTGTAGAAAAATACACTATTAGTATAAGAATTCCCGAGGGATTTGCTTTAGAAACAGTTCCTCTTGCAGGCGTATTGTCAATGGAGGAAGGTCTTGGAGTTTTTAGATATAATATTGCGGTTAAGGATAATATGCTGCAGTTATTAGTATCAAACCAAATTAATTCTCCTATAGTATCCAGAGAACAATATGGGGTTCTTAAAGATTACTATAAAGAAATGATTGCAAAACAGACTGAAAAAATAGTTTTAAAACGTATCTAA
- a CDS encoding DUF3857 domain-containing protein — MKIIKLFSLCAILLLGPKIISQEFKLGKVSVAELEQKVHPKDTSAVAAILYKKGVSRMEYDQNDGFYMMTDVETRIKIYKKEGYEWANQQVWYYNTNNLKERVFFADAVTYNLVNGKIEKTKLKSDGTFDEVISKYRGQKKIAMPNVKEGSVIEFRYTIKCPNAGIIRDWDFQTSIPVNYSELKVAYPEYYVFKPRQKGYIFPKATTLKNSRSITINGKERSGGRVSQTEFYSDKIDYLETEITYVAQDFPALKEESFVNNIDNYTSSIQHELSLTHFPNSPMKEYSTDWNSVVKTIYEYEDFGPELNKTGYFEEDLKKILTGISTPEEKIAVILNHVKSNVKWNSYVGYGCDNGVKKAYKERTGNIADINLMLTAMLRYSGLTANPVLVSTRSNGIALFPNRTAFNYVIAAVETPNGYILLDASEKFSVPNILPLRVLNWSGRLIRKDGSSEEINLMPEKTSADNVFLTYSIDNTGMITGKTRRQSMDYNAMITRSNIESLKEEEYLEKLENQNNKIEISDYSRTNEKDILLPIIETYSFKGNNLCELIGDKIYVSPMLFFTNDKNPFKQETREYPVDFSYPFADKYNITIKIPEGFAVETLPAPAVVSMEDNLGAFKFNIIANGDTLQLAILHQINEAIVSAEKYEMLKEYYKTMIAKETEKIVLKRI, encoded by the coding sequence ATGAAAATTATTAAACTATTTAGCCTTTGTGCGATTTTATTACTTGGTCCAAAAATAATTTCGCAAGAATTTAAACTCGGAAAAGTGTCTGTTGCAGAACTTGAACAGAAAGTACATCCAAAAGATACTTCGGCTGTAGCGGCAATCCTTTATAAAAAAGGTGTTTCTAGAATGGAGTATGATCAAAATGATGGTTTTTACATGATGACCGATGTAGAAACGCGTATTAAAATTTATAAAAAAGAAGGTTACGAATGGGCTAATCAGCAAGTTTGGTACTATAATACGAATAACTTAAAAGAACGCGTATTTTTTGCAGATGCAGTAACTTATAATTTAGTTAATGGCAAAATTGAAAAAACTAAATTAAAAAGCGACGGAACTTTTGATGAAGTTATTTCTAAATACAGAGGGCAAAAGAAAATCGCAATGCCAAATGTAAAGGAAGGCTCGGTAATAGAATTTCGCTATACGATCAAATGTCCAAATGCCGGTATTATTCGTGATTGGGATTTTCAGACCTCAATTCCTGTAAATTATTCAGAGTTAAAAGTGGCTTATCCAGAATATTATGTCTTTAAACCTAGACAGAAAGGCTATATATTTCCAAAAGCAACAACATTAAAAAACTCGAGATCAATAACAATCAACGGAAAAGAAAGAAGTGGAGGGCGTGTATCTCAAACGGAATTCTATTCTGATAAAATAGACTATTTAGAAACAGAGATTACCTACGTGGCTCAAGACTTTCCTGCTTTAAAAGAAGAAAGTTTTGTAAATAATATCGATAATTATACTTCTAGTATTCAGCATGAACTGTCATTAACACATTTCCCGAATAGTCCAATGAAAGAATATTCGACAGATTGGAATTCTGTCGTAAAAACGATTTATGAATATGAAGATTTTGGTCCTGAATTAAATAAAACGGGTTATTTTGAAGAGGATTTAAAAAAAATACTTACAGGAATTAGCACCCCTGAGGAAAAAATTGCAGTGATATTAAATCATGTAAAATCAAACGTAAAATGGAATAGTTATGTTGGTTATGGCTGTGATAATGGAGTTAAGAAAGCATACAAAGAAAGAACAGGTAATATTGCAGATATAAACTTAATGTTAACGGCAATGCTTCGTTATTCGGGTTTAACTGCCAATCCAGTTTTAGTAAGTACGCGATCAAATGGTATTGCTTTGTTTCCTAATAGAACAGCATTCAATTATGTAATTGCTGCGGTTGAAACACCAAATGGATATATTTTACTAGATGCGTCAGAAAAATTTTCGGTTCCAAATATTTTACCGCTAAGAGTTTTAAATTGGTCAGGAAGATTGATTAGAAAAGACGGCTCATCAGAAGAAATTAATTTAATGCCAGAAAAGACATCAGCTGATAATGTTTTTCTAACTTATAGTATCGATAATACTGGAATGATTACAGGGAAAACAAGAAGACAATCCATGGATTATAATGCAATGATTACCCGAAGTAATATTGAAAGTTTAAAAGAAGAAGAATATTTAGAGAAGCTAGAAAACCAAAATAATAAAATAGAAATTAGTGACTACTCTAGAACTAATGAAAAAGATATACTTCTTCCTATAATAGAAACTTATTCTTTTAAAGGAAATAATTTATGCGAACTAATTGGCGATAAAATATATGTAAGTCCGATGTTGTTTTTTACCAACGATAAAAACCCTTTTAAACAAGAAACGCGAGAATATCCAGTTGATTTTAGCTATCCTTTTGCAGATAAGTATAATATTACGATTAAAATCCCAGAAGGTTTTGCAGTAGAAACATTGCCAGCTCCAGCTGTTGTATCTATGGAAGATAATCTTGGGGCTTTTAAATTTAATATTATAGCCAATGGAGATACTTTACAATTGGCTATCTTACATCAGATAAATGAGGCTATTGTTTCTGCCGAAAAGTACGAAATGCTAAAGGAATATTATAAAACAATGATAGCCAAAGAAACAGAAAAAATCGTTTTAAAACGTATTTAG